The following nucleotide sequence is from Triticum dicoccoides isolate Atlit2015 ecotype Zavitan chromosome 7B, WEW_v2.0, whole genome shotgun sequence.
gtgtctatataaaccggagggttagatcggaggcaggatcacaacattgctaggctagctatctagggttagccgaatcgatcttgaggtagatcaactcttgtaacccttataccctcgaatataatcaagcaggagtagggttttacctccattaaaaagggcccgaacctgggtaaacactgtgtcccttcttcatagttaccattgatcctcagacgcacagtttgggcccccctacccgagatcgccagttttgacaccaacaatgagTATCTCTAAGATGCTAAATAGGTTCAAAATTTCAAAGATTAATCGTTCAACCAATATGGTAGCTCATTTGATTGCTAAGTACAGTTTTGATAATAGAGCAGATGGTATTCTTGTTAACGATGTTCCGGCCTGTGTGGTGAATTTTGTAATGAGTGGTTGTAATAACTCTATTGGTTAATTAATATGTGAGGTGTTTTTTTTTAAAGAAACATAACTATGTTACAACAAAAATGGACATGCCTAGCAGGAAATCTTGCTCTTGTGCAAGAAAAATAACTATTTGTATAGTTGTTCGTCTCAagaaatataaatatattttttactTGATGGTTAACTGTTCGGTATtttggtatataccataaaaatcaaaattTAAAACCGTATGAAAGTTCATAGCctaccgaaaccagaaaccataaaaaccgtAAAATTGGTTTGGTTCAGGTTATTTTCGGTTTGGTTTTAAAATGCACAGAGTGAGATGCTACCGAGCTGGAGAAGAGTGGGCCGAGCTACAATGCCAGGTGAATGTGAGAATACTTGGCTTCCGGCTTGTCAGTCTTAAGCTACAATAAGTTTAGGAAACCCGGCGATCAAGGTTCCAAAACATGCTGCCTATGAGCATAGCCAGTTCTAGGATGCATGTAGGGTATGGACCTCGAGCCAAGTTTCCAAGAGCATCCTTCCTTTGCTTTCCTTGCCACCCGTTCATACCAAGCTATAAATCTAGTCTAGAGCACACCAGGGACATGGATGGCTTCGCGCCCATACCATCCCTTCCTTGTCCCAAACCAAAACTCCAGCCTCATAAATCGTGCACATCCAGGCACGATGCACTCCACGTCCAGAGCGCAGCTCCGCCATGGCTTCGACCCTGTCATGCCTTCCTCCTCCTCTTGCCGCGTCGCCGACCCGCCTGCGCCGAAACGGCGCGAGCGTTAGCAGGCCCGGGCGTCAATGCAGGGCATGGAGCAACGGCGCGGGGACGAGGAGGAAGAGAAGCGGCGGTAGACTGCGCGTGGAGGCTCTGTTcggcgacggaggaggaggaggggaagacGGGTTCCGGGCGGTGATGAGGATCGTGAAGCTCAACTCTGCCATCCAGAACCGGAGCGTCCGGGAGCTGCTGGAGCTGGTCGCCGACGAGTGCCGGTATTTCTGCCGCAACATCACGCCCGTCAGCGTTTCGGAGATGAGCAAGGTACTACAGCCAGCATGTTGCTTGCTGCTGctacttttttttcttcttttgttcttTTGTTCGTTCTGGTTGTGGTTGCTGACACGGGACATGCTTTGACAgagcgtgttcctgtttctacatgagATGATGCTCCGGCACCAGGTCTCGTTCGTGCTCAAGCCCGCGGAGAACGGAGCCTTCGACCTGGGCGTCAAGTGGTCGCTAGGTCTGCAAAACACTTGTCAGTTGCAACGTGTCAACCACCGTTTGATCAGTTCATACCGAAATGTTTGATGACTTGCAGAATGGAAGGGCCAGAAGCTGCCCTGGGACGTAGACTGCACTGTATCCACGACCCACGTCTACACAGGCCTACTGCTCGTCAGGTATGTTGTTGTCCAGCTAAACTCTGAATGTGGGCCAGCTTTCGGTGTTTACTTTATAGGCACATTTTCCATTCCACATAACTTATAGTGCAATTTAGACAGCAGAGACACAAAATTTCTGACTCTGTTGGTCTGTAGCCAAGTGAACAAGGCATGTGGGCCGCTCCTGCAGAGGATTCTACAGATGATTTACCAGGTAAGCATGGTACACTCCTAGCGAACCAAAATGCACAGACCCAAGTAAAATGACTCGACTTTTGTTTACCGCCGCAGAATCTGGATGCGGTTGTTTTGATCGTGGCAAACAAGCTCCTACCGGACGGCACGCTGGATGAGAAGGAGAGAAGCAACATAATTGTGTGTGCCATCATTGGCCTGGTGGTCATGGTTCTGTTCTACGCCATGTTTAACAACTTGTAGGTCCATCAGGGGCAGCAAGGCCACACCGATGATTCACAGAATTCTGATGTACAGATACCAGAATCTCTTGTGAAATGAATCAGCATGCATAATGACTTTATCCCTTCATGTAATAATACATAGCAGGGTAGTTGTTGGTCACAAAAAGGAAGAAAAACTTCATGAATATAAGAATAACCGGAGACACAATTTAGAACGACCGGGAGCAAATTTATCATTTTGATAACGATCTACAACATATAATTAGACATCACCTACAACATCACAATGTTCTGGGTAAAAAGGGAGAAAGCTGCCTCTTACCATAAGACGCGTCTATGGTTGCTGAATTTACATCAAAGTTAAATCAGCTTTCACTTTCTCTTACTGTTGCTACAAATTCGGACAGCCTACCAGATGTGAGACCCTTCCGGGAAGACCAAACTAGACAATATGCAGAACTAGCATTCCTTTTCATTGCTACTGTGATGAGATTAGCCTACAGCCCTTTCTCGTAAGTAAATAAGCCTGTTGGGTACCAAAGATGCAGTTAATAACTTCGGCGAGTTTCTGCCATTTCATCAGTTCCTACTACCAGGATGTTAGACCAACCATGTTTCATCTGCAGCCAAAGTTAGGCACTCGTATTAGATATAAGCAAACAAACACCTTTGTGTTAAATGAAACAGAACGAATAGTTAACAGGCCTAGATATTGATATAACGACTAAAAATACCTTGTATCGATTTCACACATTTCTATACTTCTACAGTGCAACGCTGGAAAAAAATAGGGACTGGCAATCGGCGGTGGAAGATGGATAAGCATGAGGATATTCTTAGGAGGGAGTCACTAACTAACCAGTTAGATCTTGTTAGGTTGCTTGAAAAGGTGGTCTGACAGCAACTCTGAAACAGCCGGAGCAGTTACGCTTTCACACCCAAAGAGATCTTTAAGCTTAGAGTCGCATAATATCATCGTGGGATTTGATGGATCCTGCAACAAAACAAACAAGAATGGAACTGAGGTACTttagagaagcctatatttacatagGAGTACCAATTAGAACAGCAAGATGGTTGCATAAGGAGTTTTTATCTTGTCTGCATACAATAATAGATCCTTGCAAGTAAGGGAACTCACAATATAAGCAGAGGGAATATACAGTCTACCACCGATCAGCCAAATATAAATATGCCTACCTAAAAAGCCTAGCACTAACTAATGCCTAAATCTAGACACGGCAACATGCAGAACTGAATATTCACCCATGAAACATTCCTGATCAACAAAAAGAACAAGGAAAATCACATGGCGGGTGGGGTTGGTGGCATGCATTATTTGATACCATAAATAGATAAGTTTGCAAGCTGAGAGCTGTGAATAATTTCATGAACACATTGCATATATGCTGATTTTATAATTCGCAGTGTCTTAGGTGGCAACATCGTTACTGTTCTATGAAAGCACTCACGAGAGTGAAAGGGGGACTTGCGGGAATGCTTTCCTTATGCTTTACTCATCGTAAGTCTAAAGAGAACAAATAACAAGCCAACTTGCATATAGAAGCAATCAGCAAAATACTCCCATACAGCTGACAAGGATGTATGTAAGGTCATAGTGGTGTTAAAAAAAACTCTCAACCTCATGTACCAGTTCTTTAACttcaaaaatgaaaaacaaatgggAGCACACACTAAAATGACTTTTATCCAGAACAACCACCATATGCATCTAACTAATTGATCCCACATGCTTTGCTTATGCTTCACTCTTACCATACATTAAAAAAGAATTGACAACCAACCAACTTGTGTATAAAGCAACCTGCAAAATACTGGCTAATCGCTGCTCAAGGCATAAGGGTATAACTGTACACACCAAAAAGCAGATTTTTTTTCTCTCCACGTACCAGCTCTTCAAGTTAAAATAAATAGAGCAACATGGAATATAGTCAATATACACTCAACAACCTATATCTAAAAACAACCACCATATATGCCTCTAGTTGATCAACCACCAACAACCATGCCAACCAAATCTAAAATCAGAAAGAGAAAACAGAAAGTGAGTGATCTACCAAATAAAAATATCCACCATGATGTCCACTCCAGTCAACACAATCTGTCATGAATCAGACAGAAAAAAATCCAGGCCTGATAGCATTTATCCAGAGCATACAGAGAAAGGAGTACAATTACCAAATCTACTTAAATACGCTTCCTTGGGAGACAGTAATTCTACGTCTAACATCCTAAAGTTGTACACTTAAATATCCTTTCTTGTGTAATTCTAACATTCTAAAATAACCGAGATATGCTTGTACTTTCCAAAGATGCTTACATAACTAAACTGAATGAAGAATCGGTTCcacttagctagttcttcatggttGGACACAATTAATTTGCAATGCCCACTAATAGTTTAATATCACCCAGAGCATTTCACACTAGAACGGTATAGCACATCAAAGTTCTGATAATAATCATCCACTAACCTCTAGATTGTTGCTTTTGATGTGGTCCCAAACACGCTTGACAACCTCAGATTGGGACATCTCTCTTTCTCCAGTTCCAAAAAAGCTAGCAAGAGCATCAGACACGTTAACTAGAGGTTGGTTTGTAGCAACATCTTCGGCAGGAGGAACGGGAACATCTTCCACAGGCTTCAGCTTCTTCATATCTCGATTTGAATCTTCTGCAAGAAGTTGTAGCAAATATGATTTAAACTAAAGCTTGATTACTTTCTATAACATAACTACTGTTTGTGGGCAAGGACTACTTGTTGGCTCGAGTGGTTTTATATGCTTCGCTAAAAGCTTGTTCATCTTGAACATATCAGTGCAATCAGTCTCAAAAACCAATCGTAGCTCATCATTGCATATGATCTTTCTCTTATTGTTTGGGTCCTGCAAGTCATTCCTGCGAATGTACGCCCAAAGCTGCTTAACGATCTGCAATTGATTCAATTCACAATCTCAGGGCTTCTTCCGTGATGTAATCATATCAAGAGAAGGGAAGACAGTAGAAAGATGGGCCAGTATAATGAAACCTCAGTCCTAGCCATTGTTGGTTCACCAACAATAGCTTGCAGCTCAGGCGAAACACCACAGATTTTGTTTAATCCCCCTGGACCACCTCTTCGTTTTACTCCAGTACTTGCACTGATTCATAAAGATGATCAGAAATAATAAGTTTGATGAACAGACTGGACAACAGTAAAAGATAGCTGACATTCAAGAACAAGAGAATGGACACATCCGTATCTGCTGTAGTCATAGGGGAAGTACACCTCCAGATTTTACTCAGGAATATTCTTCCACACAGACAGATTGATGTGTGCTAAATAACTACAACCTCTGTACACTAACATAAGGCATTTTTGCAGTTTACAGATGGAGTATTTGTTTTCCTTTTTTGATCAACCCGAAGGAGCGCTGCCTTTTCATTTAGTGAAAAGGAGATTATAGTATGTATACGCTTGATCGAACGTTTTTTAGGCAACAAGCCAAAACCCTGCTAAATATTGCCATCCCGCACACAAATGTAAGCAGTTTAACAAAGTCAAGTAAACAGACATTAAGAGTTTCTTTCAAATCCCttaaagttacagaaaaataaaTGGAGTGCACTTGCTAATCCATTTCTTGCGCGCAATAAAAGCTCTGGTTGAGGATGCTTTTTAAAGCAACAATTTTGATGGGGATAGCAAAATCCATTACTACGGGTTCAGAGGCTTCAATTCTGCAGGCCAGGTTGACATAACTACGGCAGTATTCAAAGATTTTTTGAAGTACACAAGAAGTAATCTCGCAAGAGTCCTTGAACATTAAAAATCTAGTACGGGTTGGCATGAACCTACTGAACCGCTCAGAAATCATTTGCTTCCAGTTTACACCACCATCCTAATTACTCATAGTAATCATGATAGAACATCACTGTCCACCAGAAAGAATCAAAAGCACTGGCCCTAACAACATGAACAGGGATATCATGTGACACGAAAAAAAATAGGCCTTTGCGAATAACCCAAACTCAGTTCACCAAATAAATCTGAGAAAGGAGCTGCCAGAGCATGTGGTGTAAAGGATTGGGGCATAGCTTCGCGTAGACGTTAATACATAGCACACTAGTAGCCGTACCCAACACAAACCCTAGCACGAATGTGGAAAAAGATCATGAGACGAAGGATACCAAGAATCACCTTTCCTTCTTGGCCCTCGCGGGCGCGGCCCCACGCGGACTCTCGGCCACCGGCCCACGCGGACTGGCCCCCGCCGTGGCCGCATTAGCCGCGGCGGCCAtctgctgctgctggtgctgctgctgctgctgctggtactgCTGCAGCTGGACGAGCCTCTGCAGCTGCGCCTCGCCGGGCTGTGCGTAGCGGAACGACCCTGGGGCGTCATACGGCGATGAGGCCGGCGGGCTGGCgcggtgctgctgctgctggtgctggtGCTGCTGCTGGTACTGCTGCGAGGCGGCGTAATAGGACTGCAGCTGCTGCGGTGTCGGTTGCTGCGAGAAGAAGTGGGGCACGCCGGCGGGGGCGGAAgcggaggccgtggtggtggtggtgctgaagTGGGGCTGGGCGTGGGGAGAGGAGGCGGGGGCAAAATGGTCTTTACGCGGAGCGGGGCCAAGGGCGGGGGAGAGGAGCGCGATGAGGATGTCGCGGATGAGCGGCGCCCTGGGGGCGAGGTCGACGCCGAGCTGCGCCTGGAGCTGGCGCACG
It contains:
- the LOC119337834 gene encoding uncharacterized protein LOC119337834 — translated: MASTLSCLPPPLAASPTRLRRNGASVSRPGRQCRAWSNGAGTRRKRSGGRLRVEALFGDGGGGGEDGFRAVMRIVKLNSAIQNRSVRELLELVADECRYFCRNITPVSVSEMSKSVFLFLHEMMLRHQVSFVLKPAENGAFDLGVKWSLEWKGQKLPWDVDCTVSTTHVYTGLLLVSQVNKACGPLLQRILQMIYQNLDAVVLIVANKLLPDGTLDEKERSNIIVCAIIGLVVMVLFYAMFNNL
- the LOC119337833 gene encoding uncharacterized protein LOC119337833, whose amino-acid sequence is MVSDQELARYVESFVRQAAALPGAAGAGISPDAVVRQLQAQLGVDLAPRAPLIRDILIALLSPALGPAPRKDHFAPASSPHAQPHFSTTTTTASASAPAGVPHFFSQQPTPQQLQSYYAASQQYQQQHQHQQQQHRASPPASSPYDAPGSFRYAQPGEAQLQRLVQLQQYQQQQQQHQQQQMAAAANAATAGASPRGPVAESPRGAAPARAKKESASTGVKRRGGPGGLNKICGVSPELQAIVGEPTMARTEIVKQLWAYIRRNDLQDPNNKRKIICNDELRLVFETDCTDMFKMNKLLAKHIKPLEPTKDSNRDMKKLKPVEDVPVPPAEDVATNQPLVNVSDALASFFGTGEREMSQSEVVKRVWDHIKSNNLEDPSNPTMILCDSKLKDLFGCESVTAPAVSELLSDHLFKQPNKI